The Neisseria animaloris genome segment GGCCGAAGCATTGAAACAAGGGCAGATGCCGTCTGAAATCGCCGCCGACTTAAAAACCATCCTGCACGCACCCGACAAACAGGCACTCACCTACAAAGCCTTCACCAAAGCCGCCGACGCCCTCAAACTCGCACCGCTCGCGCTCGCCATGCAAACCGGCGGCGTAGCTTCGATTCCGCAATACCTCTACGACGGCTTTGAAATCAAGCACTTCCCCAAAGGCATCGGCTTTCCCGATACCGCCATCCCCGCTTTGGCCGACCTGCCCAAAGCCGACGTGCAGGCGTTTTCCATCGACGACGACAGCACCACCGAAGTCGACGATGCCATCAGCCTCACCGATCTGGGCAACGGCAGCAAACGCGTCGGCATCCACATCGCCGCCCCGTCGCTGGCCGTCGCGCCAGGCAGCGCCATCGAGCAAATCATCATGGAACGCCTGAGCACCGCCTATTTCCCCGGCGGCAAAATCACCATGCTGCCCGACAACTGGATTGCTTCTTTCAGCCTCGATGCCGGTGCATACCGCCCCGCCGTGAGCATTTATTTCGACGTGGATGCCGATTTCAACATCAGCGCACCGGAACATAAAATCGAAGCCGTGTATATCGCCGAAAACCTGCGTATTCAAGCCATTGAGCCGCATTTCAACGCCGAAACCGGTTTGGATGCCGAAGGGCAGGCCATGTTCAACCACCACCGCGATTTAATCTGGCTGCACCGATTTGCCGTCGCCCGCCAAAAAGCCCGCGGCAAATACGAGCCGGAGCGCGCCGTTCAATACGATTACAGCATCGAATTGAACGCAGACGGCAGCGTAGGCGTGGCCCGCCGCGAGCGCGGTTCGCCCATCGACACTTTGGTGAGCGAAATGATGATCCTCGCCAACAGCACATGGGCCGAAATGCTCGATGCCAACCACCTGCCCGGTCTCTTCCGCGTGCAGCCCGGCAACAGCAAAGTGCGCATGAGCACCAAATCCGAACCGCACAGCGGCATGGGCGTGCAGCATTACGGTTGGTTTACGTCGCCGCTGCGCCGCGCCGCCGACTACATCAACCAAAAACAGCTTATCAGCCTGATTTCAGACGGCCTGCCGCTGTTTGAGCACAACGATGCCGACCTGTTTGCCGCCTTGCGCGATTTCGATTCGGCCTATACCGCCTATGCCGATTTCCAGCGGCAGATGGAAAGCTATTGGAGCTTGGTGTATGTGCAGCAGGAAAACATCAAAGAGCTGAAAGCCACGCTGTTGAAAGAAGACTTGGTGCGTATCGACGGCCTGCCGCTGGTGACCCGCGCCACCGGCATTCCGTTCGACGCGCTGCCCAAATCGCAGATGCTGCTGTCGGTAACGGAAGTGGACGCAGACAAACAGTTTATCGCGCTGAACTACCTGAAAGCCGTCGTACCCACCGTTGCATAGTTGGAAGAGGCCGTCTGAAAATACAATTTCAGACGGCCTGATACCGTTTATCCGGGCAAGTCTGCCGAACCGTTTAAAATCTTTTATAATTTTTGATTTACCGCTTTATAAAGAAGCTATCGACACACCCGCACAGGCCGTCTGAAAAAACCTGTGCCGTCCAACTACCGAAAGAACGACTGTGGATAAACTCAAAATCTCCGCCAACGGCCCGTTAAACGGCGAAATCACCGTATCCGGTGCTAAAAATGCCGCCCTGCCGCTGATGTGCGCAGGCTTGCTTACCGCAGGTACTTTGCGCCTGAAAAACGTACCCATGCTGCGCGACGTGAAAACCACCCAAAAACTGCTGCAAGGCATGGGAGCGCGCGTGCTGACCGACAATGTGCACGAATTTGAAATCAACGGCGGCACGGTCAACAACACCGTTGCCCCGTATGAATTGGTGAAAACCATGCGTGCTTCGATTCTGGTGCTCGGCCCCACGCTGGCACGCTTCGGCGAAGCCCAAGTGAGTTTGCCCGGCGGCTGCGCCATCGGTTCGCGCCCCGTCGACCAACACTTGAAAGGCTTGGAAGCGATGGGCGCGGAAATCACCATCGAACACGGCTACGTGAAAGCCAAAGGCCGTCTGAAAGGCGCGCGCGTGGTAATGGATGTGGTTACCGTGGGCGGCACCGAAAACCTGCTGATGGCCGCCACTTTGGCCGAAGGCACCACCATTTTGGAAAATTGCGCCATCGAGCCCGAAGTGGTGGATTTGGCCGAATGCTTGGTCAAAATGGGCGCGAAAATCAGTGGTATCGGCACGCCGACCATGACCGTCGAAGGCGTGAAAGAATTGCACGGCTGCGAGCACAGCGTCGTGCCCGACCGCATTGAAGCAGGCACTTTCCTGTGCGCCGTCGCCATGACCGGCGGCAAAGTGGTGTTGCGCAACGCTGCACCGAAAACCATGGAAGTGGTGCTGGATAAACTGGTGGAAGCCGGTGCCGTTATCGAAGCAGGCGACGACTGGATTTCCATCGACATGCAGCAACGCCCCAAAGCCGTGGATATCCGCACCATGCCGCACCCGGGTTTCCCCACCGACATGCAGGCGCAGTTTATGGTGATGAACGCCATCGCCGAAGGCAACGGCAAAGTGGTGGAAACCATTTTTGAAAACCGCTTCATGCACGTGCCTGAATTGAACCGCATGGGCGCGAACATTACCGCCGAAGGCAATACCGCGATTGTGAAAGGCGTGGAAAGATTGTCCGGCGCCACCGTGATGGCCACCGACCTGCGCGCTTCCGCCAGCTTGGTGATGGCGGGCTTGGTGGCCGACGGCGAAACCATCGTCGAACGCATCTACCACCTCGACCGCGGTTACGAGCATATCGAAACCAAACTCGGCAAAGTGGGCGCGAAAATCGAGCGTATTTCGTAAAACCGCCGTTGCAAGCAACCATCAGGCCGTCTGAATATGATTTCAGACGGCCTCAATCATTCGGCTATAATGCCGTTATCCGGTTTATACAAACCATTACTGCAACCGAGCGTTATGTTTAAAAAACCCATCATCATCGGCGTGGCCGGCGGTTCCGGTTCGGGCAAAACCACCGTTGCACGCGCATTGTTCGAGCAATTCAGCGGCTATCCGATTACCATTATCGAACAAGATTACTACTACAACGATCAGGCCACCATGCCTTTTGAAGAAAGGCTGCGCCAGAATTACGACCACCCCGGCGCATTCGACAACGCCTTGCTTTACCGGCACCTGCAACTGCTGCTGCAACGCGAAACGGTGGAACTGCCGCAATACGACTACAAAAGCTACACCCGCGCACCGCACACCAAACGGCAAGAGCCCGTCGACGTGATCATCGTCGAAGGCGTGCTGGCCCTGCATGATGAAAAAGTGCGCAGCCTGATGGACATCAAACTGTTTGTCGATACCGCCGCCGACCTGCGCTTTATCCGCCGCCTGTTACGCGATCAGGCCGAAAGAGGGCGTTCGGTGGAATCGGTTGTCAACCAATATATCGGGCAGGTGCGGCCGATGCACAACCAATTCGTCGAGCCTACCAAACGTCACGCCGACATGATTATCCCAAGCGAACAACCGAATAACGTCGCCATAGACATTCTGGTCGCCAAAATCCGCTCGATTCTGGCACAGGAAAACGAAACCTCCGACACGTCAAGCTGATACAGGCCGCCGTCCGCCAAACGGCACAGCCGTTACCGAACCGAAACCGTATTCCGACAGCAACAGGCCGTCTGAAAGCCTCCTTTTGTTTTCAGACGGCCTCCATACATACCGCGGCCGCATCATAAAACACACCTTACCATGCTCGAAATCATCTACCGCAACGCCTACTGCATCGCCGTCAACAAACCCGCCGGCATGCTGGTACACCGAAGCTGGCTCGACAGCCGCGAAACACAGTTTGTCATGCAGACCCTGCGCGACCAGATAGGCCGCCATGTGTATCCCGTCCACCGCCTCGACCGCCCGACATCCGGCGTGCTGCTGTTCGCACTCGACAGCAAAAGCGCACACGGCCTCACACAGCAATTTGCCGCCCAAACCGTGCAGAAAACTTATTGGGCGGTGGTGCGCGGTTATCTGAACGGAGCAGGGCGCATCGACTATCCGCTCAAAGAAGAAGCCGATAAAATCGCCGACCTGTTTGCCGACCCCGACAAACCCGCACAACCCGCCGTTACCGATTACCGCTGCCTCGCCCAAACCGAGCAGCCGTTCCAATCCGCCGCCCGTTATCCGACTTCCCGCTATTCATGGGTGGAGCTGACACCGCATACCGGCCGCAAACACCAGCTCCGCCGCCACATGAAACACATTTTCCACCCGATTGTGGGCGACACCACCCACGGCGATACCGCCCAAAACCGTGCCGTTGCCGCAAACACCGGCACCACGCGGCTGATGCTGCATGCACGTTCGCTAACGTTCCGATGCCTTGAAAGCAGTAACACCGTGCGGCTGGTTGCCGGTGCAGACGAACAGTGGCAGAAGCTCGCGAAAGCATTCGGTTGGCCGCACGATGCCGTCTGACAAGGGTTTCAGACGGCCGCATCAAGCATTTTTACAATCCGGTTTGTTCAGATGGCTTTGAATTCAAATGGTTATGCCAAATCAGTTTCAATCACTGACTTTAATGCCATAGACAAAATTAAAAATACCGCTTATCATCATTTTAAACCGATTATTTGATGTTCTGCCCTGAAGGATTGTTAAAATGTCGCATTCATATTCTTTTTACCGTTGCGCAGTTTTAGCCACATCCACAAGTGCCTTGGACAATGTGGTCGACCGCGACAGCCCTATCCATATCTTGCGCCCCACCGTCCATCTGGACGGGCGCGAATATGCCGACTGGCTTGATTTGAAACCGGAAGAATTTCACGAATGGCTGCTTTCCCATCCCGCCGAAGAAGCATCCACTTCGCCACCGTCGCCGGAATCATTGCGCAACACATTCAACTATCTGAAAACGCAAGGCTATCACGAAGCAATCGTTACTACCGTGAGCGGCAAGGTAAGCCAAACCGCCGCGATTATCCAAGAAATTGCCGAAGAGATGGTTCACGATCTGAAAATCTATGTTGTCGACACCGGCATGATCTGCATGCCCGAAGGTTTTTTCGCTTTTGAAGCCGTGCGCCTGCTCAAAGAGGGCAAAACGCCGGAAGAAGTGGTGGAATACCTCGAAAAGCTCAAACCGCGCTGCCAAGTGCTGTTCGGCTTGCATTCTTTAAAACAACTCACCCGCACCGGCACGTTGGAGCGGCTGGGAGCATCTTTCAACGATTGGCTGGGGTTGAAAAACATATTGCGTTTCTCGCAAAGCGGCGTTTCGCGCGTTACCACAGTGCCGGACAGCGAAGATATGATCGATTCCCTCATCGAAACCGTTGCCGACACCATTAAAGACATCAACCCCGCCGATTTGGTGATATGCGGCAGCTATTGCGGCAACCACGAAATGTATCAACGGTTTACCCAAAAACTCCATCAGAAAACCGGCCTGCATTTGGAATGCGGCAAACCGGTTTCCCCCGCAGTAGGCGTGCATATAGGCGAAAACGCCATCGGCGTGGGTATTGTGGAACGTTTGCCGGCATAAGCGTTTTCAATCTATGCCGGAACCAAAAGGCCGTCTTAAAACAAAATTTTTCCAACGGCCACACGGCAAGTTTGCCGAAAATAATATTTAACATTGCATGGGTAAAACCCTATCCGTTTCAAACACTCCGCCGTTCGAGCGGTTTTTCAGACGGCATCAACCGAACCTGCACCGAACAACCGGTATAAAGCAAGTTGTTGCAGATACCATCCGACACTTTAAGGGAGACAATATGAAAAAACATACTATCTTTCTGGCCGCAGCATTAGCCGCCGCTTCCGCCTCCGCAACCGAAATCCACATTGCACACAGTATTCCGTATCAGGACGAAAGCCGCATCGACCGCCGCATCACTTCGGAATGCACCAAAATCGGCGAATTTATGTCCGAATCGGTAGCTAAAAATGCCGCAAAACAAGGCATTACCGTTGTACGCGCGGCTGAAGATTTAAGCGGCCAACACACCTATGCCAAGATCGAAATCGATTCGGCCGTAAGTGCCGGCAGTGCCTATATCGGCCACTCGAAAAGCATTTCCATCTACGCGGAACTGATTGAAAACGGCGAAGTAGTTCGCAAAACAAGCCTGACGCGCCACTCGGGAGGCGGTTTTATGGGCGGCTTCAAAGGCTCATGCGCCGTGTTGAACCGTACCGCCAATGTGTTGGGTAAAGACATCGCCAAATGGCTGGGTGGGCAAGAATCCCGATAAACCGACCCGCAATCAAACCCCGGGCTGTCTGAAAAAGTTGGTTTTCAGACGGCCTTTCCGCATCAATGTAACCGGCCGTTGAAGAAAATGGCCGCAGCACGGTTTTCAAACATAATGATTCGGCTCGCCCGCCGCAATCGGTTAAAATACTCCTTTCCCTTGCCAGCTATGTTCAGACGGCCTCAATGCTCACCGATTTAGAAAAAAACGCCATCCGCGACCATTACCAAAACATCGGTAAAAACCTGCCCAACTTCCGCCCGCGCGCCGCGCAGCGGGAGATGATTGCAGCCATTGCCAACGCCTTTTCGCGCACGCAAACCCGCGCCGAAGGCGAAGAAGCGCCCAAACGCGAAGGCGAGAGCATTGTGGTGGTGGAAGGGCCGACCGGCGTGGGCAAAAGTTTGGCTTATCTTTTGGCCGGCGGCATCATGGCGCAAACGCGTGGCAAGCGGCTGATTGTGAGCAGCGCCACCGTTGCCCTGCAAGAGCAGTTGGTTGACCGCGATTTGCCGTTTTTGGTGGAACAAAGCGGCTTGGAATTAACCTTCGCGCTTGCCAAAGGGCGCGGACGCTACCTCTGCCCCTACAAACTCTACCAGCTCACCCAAAGCAACGCCCAGCAAAACCTGCTCGGCTTCGAAGCCCCCGCCGTACTGTGGGACAGCAAACCCAAGCCCGAAGAATTGAAGCTGCTGCGCGACATCGCCGACGAATTTTCCGCCCGCCGCTTCAACGGCGACCGCGACACTTGGCCGGAAAAAATCGACGACACCGTTTGGATGAAGGTAAACAACGACAACTACGGCTGCCTCAAAGCCGCCTGCCCCAACCGCCCCGAGTGCCCGTTTTACCTTGCCCGC includes the following:
- a CDS encoding ribonuclease catalytic domain-containing protein — protein: MNIFYEESGQFKVATVVQKNDANYQADTQHGKRTKVKAANVFVEFDTPLDDFLNKAQAEAADIDTDLLWEVCGEEEFTAEAIAEEYFGHAPTKTELAATLIALYAAPMYFYKKAKGVFKAAPEETLKQALAAIERKKQQEEQIESWAEALKQGQMPSEIAADLKTILHAPDKQALTYKAFTKAADALKLAPLALAMQTGGVASIPQYLYDGFEIKHFPKGIGFPDTAIPALADLPKADVQAFSIDDDSTTEVDDAISLTDLGNGSKRVGIHIAAPSLAVAPGSAIEQIIMERLSTAYFPGGKITMLPDNWIASFSLDAGAYRPAVSIYFDVDADFNISAPEHKIEAVYIAENLRIQAIEPHFNAETGLDAEGQAMFNHHRDLIWLHRFAVARQKARGKYEPERAVQYDYSIELNADGSVGVARRERGSPIDTLVSEMMILANSTWAEMLDANHLPGLFRVQPGNSKVRMSTKSEPHSGMGVQHYGWFTSPLRRAADYINQKQLISLISDGLPLFEHNDADLFAALRDFDSAYTAYADFQRQMESYWSLVYVQQENIKELKATLLKEDLVRIDGLPLVTRATGIPFDALPKSQMLLSVTEVDADKQFIALNYLKAVVPTVA
- the truC gene encoding tRNA pseudouridine(65) synthase TruC, producing MLEIIYRNAYCIAVNKPAGMLVHRSWLDSRETQFVMQTLRDQIGRHVYPVHRLDRPTSGVLLFALDSKSAHGLTQQFAAQTVQKTYWAVVRGYLNGAGRIDYPLKEEADKIADLFADPDKPAQPAVTDYRCLAQTEQPFQSAARYPTSRYSWVELTPHTGRKHQLRRHMKHIFHPIVGDTTHGDTAQNRAVAANTGTTRLMLHARSLTFRCLESSNTVRLVAGADEQWQKLAKAFGWPHDAV
- a CDS encoding DegV family protein; the encoded protein is MSHSYSFYRCAVLATSTSALDNVVDRDSPIHILRPTVHLDGREYADWLDLKPEEFHEWLLSHPAEEASTSPPSPESLRNTFNYLKTQGYHEAIVTTVSGKVSQTAAIIQEIAEEMVHDLKIYVVDTGMICMPEGFFAFEAVRLLKEGKTPEEVVEYLEKLKPRCQVLFGLHSLKQLTRTGTLERLGASFNDWLGLKNILRFSQSGVSRVTTVPDSEDMIDSLIETVADTIKDINPADLVICGSYCGNHEMYQRFTQKLHQKTGLHLECGKPVSPAVGVHIGENAIGVGIVERLPA
- the udk gene encoding uridine kinase, translating into MFKKPIIIGVAGGSGSGKTTVARALFEQFSGYPITIIEQDYYYNDQATMPFEERLRQNYDHPGAFDNALLYRHLQLLLQRETVELPQYDYKSYTRAPHTKRQEPVDVIIVEGVLALHDEKVRSLMDIKLFVDTAADLRFIRRLLRDQAERGRSVESVVNQYIGQVRPMHNQFVEPTKRHADMIIPSEQPNNVAIDILVAKIRSILAQENETSDTSS
- the murA gene encoding UDP-N-acetylglucosamine 1-carboxyvinyltransferase — protein: MDKLKISANGPLNGEITVSGAKNAALPLMCAGLLTAGTLRLKNVPMLRDVKTTQKLLQGMGARVLTDNVHEFEINGGTVNNTVAPYELVKTMRASILVLGPTLARFGEAQVSLPGGCAIGSRPVDQHLKGLEAMGAEITIEHGYVKAKGRLKGARVVMDVVTVGGTENLLMAATLAEGTTILENCAIEPEVVDLAECLVKMGAKISGIGTPTMTVEGVKELHGCEHSVVPDRIEAGTFLCAVAMTGGKVVLRNAAPKTMEVVLDKLVEAGAVIEAGDDWISIDMQQRPKAVDIRTMPHPGFPTDMQAQFMVMNAIAEGNGKVVETIFENRFMHVPELNRMGANITAEGNTAIVKGVERLSGATVMATDLRASASLVMAGLVADGETIVERIYHLDRGYEHIETKLGKVGAKIERIS